Sequence from the Desulfovibrio sp. TomC genome:
AGCAGCGATCCACAGGGCCTCCAAACGATTTATTGCCGAGCCCCAACAGTATATTGTTGCAGAATAAAAATAATCGACTTACGATGATTTTTTTATGCAATAATTTTTTACGATATTTCTAACTTTCAGAAAAATTGTCCAATCAAGGAAAAAAGTATGGATAAAAATACTATGGCTTTGGAAGGCATTACGGTTGTAAGCATCGCACTCAATCTGCCCGGGCCTTTGGCGGCCAACCAGCTTCAAGAGATGGGTGCACGGGTTTTAAAGGTCGAACCCATCACAGGCGATCCTTTAGCACACTATAGCCCAGGCTGGTACGCTGCTCTTGTTTCCGGCCAAGAACGCATCACACTCGACCTGAAGGACACATCTGGCCGGGCCGCCTTTGATGAACAGCTAAGCCAAGCCGACCTCCTGATCACATCCAACCGGCCAGTTGCCCTTCAACAAATGCGGCTTGGCTGGGAGGAATTGCACAAGGGATTTGCAAAGCTCTGTCAGGTCGCCATCATTGGTTACCCCGGGGCGCGTGAAAACGTGGCCGGCCATGACCTCACCTACCAAGCAACCATGGGCCTTCTCGACCCTCCCTGCCTACCGCGAGCACTACTGGCTGACATCGTAGGAGCGGAGCGGGCGGTAAGTAGTGCCTTGGGACTTCTGCTGGCGCGTTTTAAATCCA
This genomic interval carries:
- a CDS encoding CoA transferase, which codes for MDKNTMALEGITVVSIALNLPGPLAANQLQEMGARVLKVEPITGDPLAHYSPGWYAALVSGQERITLDLKDTSGRAAFDEQLSQADLLITSNRPVALQQMRLGWEELHKGFAKLCQVAIIGYPGARENVAGHDLTYQATMGLLDPPCLPRALLADIVGAERAVSSALGLLLARFKSRQGGYAQVVLADAVASMAEPLRRGLTTSGGLLGGGSPEYNLYETQDGWVAVAALEPRFRQRLSDYLGGTVVAPAQYRAVFKTRSAMDWQRLGEELDIPIVAVQPHSPA